In one Agathobacter rectalis ATCC 33656 genomic region, the following are encoded:
- a CDS encoding ATP-grasp domain-containing protein, with translation MKSIFILGASRLQVPAIKKAKEKGMYVYALDYDSNAVGISLADKFLEISTIDKEAVYKAALEYEPDYIITSTSDMPVRTVVWVNEKLGKATDISYDGAICATNKVAMRKLMKEKGVPIPSFYEIRSYEEFLNVIPKMEDMFILKPADNAASRGVILVNKNDKPDYEELYLYCEHYSRSGSILVEEFMTGPEVSVESYSIDGVPHIITITDKMVTDVPYFVELGHTEPCKLPQVAQEDIKKVATAAINAIGMLNGPTHTEIKVTPNGAKLVEIAARLGGDFITSKLVPLSTGVDMIECYFASLLGERVPLEKKFQKSSAIRFIQGKDGILKQINGIEKVKDIDGVVEIEIYKNIGERVCKAHSSNDRLGHIIIVGDTADEVEKVANKAISEIEIIVE, from the coding sequence ATGAAGTCAATATTTATTCTTGGAGCTAGTAGGCTACAAGTTCCGGCAATAAAAAAAGCGAAAGAAAAGGGAATGTATGTCTACGCTTTGGACTATGATTCAAATGCGGTTGGCATTTCCCTTGCAGATAAATTTTTAGAAATAAGTACAATAGATAAAGAGGCAGTATACAAAGCTGCTCTAGAATATGAGCCAGATTACATTATTACATCAACAAGCGATATGCCTGTTAGAACAGTAGTTTGGGTTAATGAAAAGCTTGGAAAAGCGACAGATATTTCGTATGATGGCGCTATTTGCGCAACAAACAAAGTTGCAATGCGCAAACTGATGAAAGAGAAAGGCGTTCCCATTCCTTCTTTTTATGAGATTCGTAGCTATGAAGAATTTTTGAATGTCATACCGAAAATGGAGGATATGTTTATATTGAAGCCAGCGGACAATGCAGCAAGTAGGGGAGTGATTTTAGTTAATAAAAATGATAAACCTGATTATGAGGAATTATATCTATATTGTGAGCATTATTCACGTAGTGGTTCGATACTTGTTGAGGAATTTATGACTGGTCCAGAGGTCAGCGTCGAGTCATATTCGATAGATGGAGTTCCTCATATCATAACAATTACGGATAAAATGGTTACGGATGTACCTTATTTTGTTGAATTAGGGCACACAGAACCATGCAAATTGCCACAAGTTGCACAAGAGGATATTAAGAAAGTAGCGACCGCTGCTATTAATGCTATAGGCATGTTAAATGGTCCCACTCACACGGAAATCAAAGTTACGCCTAACGGAGCGAAGCTTGTGGAAATTGCTGCACGACTTGGCGGTGATTTTATAACATCTAAGCTTGTGCCATTATCTACTGGGGTGGATATGATTGAATGTTATTTTGCTTCTTTATTAGGAGAAAGAGTACCTCTAGAGAAAAAGTTCCAAAAAAGTTCAGCTATTCGTTTTATTCAAGGGAAAGACGGAATATTAAAGCAAATAAATGGAATAGAAAAAGTAAAGGACATAGATGGTGTTGTAGAGATAGAAATTTATAAAAATATTGGTGAAAGGGTTTGTAAGGCTCATAGTAGTAATGACAGATTGGGACATATAATTATAGTTGGAGACACAGCAGATGAAGTTGAAAAAGTTGCAAATAAAGCAATTAGTGAAATTGAGATTATTGTAGAATAG
- the pseB gene encoding UDP-N-acetylglucosamine 4,6-dehydratase (inverting) codes for MLNGKSILVTGGTGSFGHQFVSYVLEHYEPKKIIIYSRDEYKQFVMQNEYKKHPQADKLRFFIGDVRDKERLYRAFDGVDYVVHAAALKQVPSCEYNPMEAVKTNINGAMNIVDAALDCGVKRVVALSTDKAVNPINLYGGTKLVSDKLFIAANAYAGEKDVNFSIVRYGNVAGSRGSVIPFFRNIVANGGTSLPITDYRMTRFWISLEQGVELVIKALSEAKGGETFISKIPSFKITDLAQAILPGCEMPEVGIREGEKLHEIMVTREDSMLTYEYDKHFIVYPHFDWWDTNKIQVGGKKVEQGFEYSSGTNTQWLSVDEIKTLLKTGKM; via the coding sequence ATGTTAAATGGAAAGTCGATTTTGGTAACAGGGGGAACAGGTTCATTTGGACATCAGTTTGTTAGTTATGTGTTGGAGCATTATGAGCCTAAGAAAATAATAATATATTCAAGAGACGAATATAAGCAGTTCGTAATGCAGAATGAATATAAGAAACATCCACAGGCTGATAAGCTGCGTTTCTTTATAGGAGATGTAAGGGATAAAGAAAGACTTTACAGAGCTTTCGATGGTGTGGATTATGTGGTACATGCAGCAGCATTAAAGCAGGTTCCATCATGCGAGTACAATCCGATGGAAGCTGTTAAGACAAATATCAATGGTGCTATGAATATAGTGGATGCAGCATTAGATTGTGGGGTAAAGCGTGTTGTTGCTCTTTCGACTGACAAGGCGGTTAATCCAATTAATCTTTATGGAGGTACAAAACTTGTTTCTGATAAGCTGTTTATTGCAGCAAATGCATATGCAGGGGAAAAGGACGTCAATTTTTCAATCGTCAGATATGGTAATGTAGCAGGAAGCAGAGGCTCAGTTATTCCATTTTTCAGAAATATAGTTGCTAATGGTGGTACTTCTCTTCCAATAACAGACTATAGGATGACAAGATTCTGGATAAGCCTTGAGCAGGGAGTAGAACTTGTGATTAAGGCATTGTCAGAGGCAAAAGGAGGAGAGACTTTTATCTCAAAGATTCCTTCATTTAAGATAACAGATTTGGCACAAGCTATATTACCGGGATGCGAGATGCCGGAGGTTGGTATACGTGAAGGAGAGAAACTTCATGAAATAATGGTTACAAGAGAAGACTCAATGCTCACATATGAATATGATAAGCACTTCATCGTATATCCACATTTTGATTGGTGGGATACTAATAAGATACAGGTTGGAGGGAAAAAAGTAGAGCAGGGATTTGAATATAGTTCGGGGACAAATACCCAGTGGCTCAGTGTTGATGAGATTAAAACACTGTTAAAAACGGGCAAAATGTAA
- the pseC gene encoding UDP-4-amino-4,6-dideoxy-N-acetyl-beta-L-altrosamine transaminase — protein sequence MIPYGKQTIDQDDIQAVVDVLQSDSLTTGPKIAEFEQTVADYVGAKYAVAISNGTSALHAACFAAGIGPGDEVITTPLTFAASANCVLYCGGTPVFADVDPKTYNIDPEDIQRKITDRTKAIIAVHLAGQPCDMDAIHSIAREHGLIVIEDGAHALGSVYKGKKVGSMSDMTTFSFHPVKPITTGEGGMIVTDNEDFYKKMILFRSHGITRDDSMMTRNDGPWFYQQFDLGYNYRITDIQCALGCSQMKKLDRFLARRKEIVAHYNEAFADCDNIITPYQLSDTESGWHLYIVQVKNCDRRQVFEKMREKGIGVNVHYIPVYMHPYYQEHGYENVHCANAEEIYSHIISLPLYPGLTSEQQDYVIDTLKSLCEE from the coding sequence ATGATACCATACGGAAAACAAACAATAGATCAAGATGACATTCAGGCAGTTGTAGATGTCCTCCAATCAGATTCCCTTACAACAGGACCAAAGATTGCAGAATTTGAGCAGACTGTGGCTGATTATGTTGGAGCTAAATATGCAGTTGCCATTTCAAACGGCACATCTGCTCTTCATGCAGCTTGCTTTGCGGCAGGGATTGGACCGGGAGATGAGGTTATTACCACACCGCTTACGTTTGCAGCATCTGCAAACTGTGTACTGTATTGTGGCGGTACACCTGTATTTGCTGATGTTGATCCGAAGACTTACAATATAGACCCAGAGGATATTCAAAGAAAGATTACTGACAGGACAAAGGCAATCATAGCTGTTCATTTAGCTGGTCAGCCTTGTGATATGGATGCTATACACAGCATTGCGCGTGAGCATGGACTTATTGTAATCGAGGACGGAGCGCATGCACTTGGCTCTGTTTACAAGGGCAAGAAGGTAGGTAGTATGTCTGATATGACTACATTCAGCTTCCATCCGGTGAAGCCGATTACCACAGGCGAGGGTGGTATGATAGTCACTGACAATGAGGACTTTTATAAAAAGATGATTCTTTTCCGCAGTCATGGCATTACAAGAGATGATTCTATGATGACAAGGAATGATGGACCGTGGTTTTATCAGCAGTTTGATTTGGGCTACAATTACAGGATAACTGATATCCAGTGTGCCTTAGGCTGTAGTCAGATGAAGAAGCTGGACAGATTTTTAGCACGCCGAAAGGAAATTGTTGCACATTATAATGAGGCCTTTGCGGATTGTGACAATATTATCACACCTTATCAGCTTTCGGATACGGAAAGTGGTTGGCATCTGTACATAGTTCAGGTGAAAAATTGTGATAGAAGACAGGTTTTTGAGAAAATGCGTGAAAAGGGAATCGGAGTGAATGTACATTATATTCCTGTTTATATGCATCCGTATTATCAGGAGCATGGATATGAGAATGTGCATTGTGCTAATGCGGAGGAGATTTATTCTCATATTATTAGTCTGCCTTTGTATCCGGGATTGACATCTGAGCAGCAGGATTATGTTATTGATACCTTGAAGAGTTTGTGCGAGGAATAG
- the pseG gene encoding UDP-2,4-diacetamido-2,4,6-trideoxy-beta-L-altropyranose hydrolase, which yields MFFIRVDSNQTISGGHIMRCLAIAKALIINGKDVTFLIADDNPVEVLKQNRVSYVILNSDWQDLMSDLEQTIKVLSQENDPYLLIDTYCITKEYVEGLKAYAKVGYLGSKSEYLGNLDFLINYSSYIDYNYYKNNYFNGTKLLLGISYAPLRDEFQNQEPHYREQVRNILITTGNTDNDGMVGLLLDRLRYLLKEKNIIANVIIGRMFNNKELLHVKYDDNSNVKLYENVSSMSTIMRNCDLAISANGTTIYELSAMAIPTISFAMVEEQVKSAEGLDALRVIDYCGTSYTDVNKCVKAIIDKALYYIENYDNRIRLAQNAHNLIDGNGCQKIIDELF from the coding sequence ATGTTTTTTATAAGAGTTGACAGTAATCAAACCATATCTGGTGGACATATTATGCGATGTCTAGCCATAGCCAAAGCATTGATTATAAATGGCAAAGATGTAACTTTCCTTATTGCCGATGATAATCCTGTAGAAGTATTAAAACAAAATAGAGTATCATATGTTATTTTGAATTCAGACTGGCAAGATCTTATGTCTGATTTGGAGCAGACAATAAAAGTTCTTTCACAGGAAAATGACCCTTATCTTCTTATAGATACGTATTGTATTACTAAGGAATATGTTGAAGGTTTAAAAGCCTATGCGAAAGTCGGCTATCTTGGGAGTAAATCCGAATATTTAGGCAATTTGGATTTTTTGATAAATTATAGTTCTTACATTGACTACAATTATTACAAAAATAACTATTTTAATGGAACAAAACTTTTACTCGGCATATCTTATGCACCGTTGAGGGATGAATTTCAAAATCAAGAACCTCATTATAGAGAGCAAGTAAGAAATATACTTATAACTACTGGAAATACAGATAATGATGGAATGGTTGGATTATTACTAGATAGATTAAGATATCTTTTGAAAGAAAAAAATATAATTGCGAATGTTATTATAGGCAGGATGTTTAATAACAAAGAACTTCTTCATGTAAAGTATGATGATAATTCTAATGTTAAACTATATGAAAATGTATCGTCGATGTCAACAATCATGAGAAATTGTGACCTAGCCATATCGGCTAATGGTACGACAATTTATGAATTATCCGCAATGGCTATACCTACAATATCTTTTGCTATGGTAGAAGAACAGGTTAAAAGCGCAGAAGGTCTTGATGCACTTAGGGTTATTGATTATTGTGGTACTTCATATACAGATGTAAATAAATGCGTCAAAGCTATTATAGATAAGGCTTTATATTATATTGAAAATTATGATAATCGGATAAGACTTGCGCAAAATGCACACAACTTAATTGATGGCAACGGATGCCAAAAGATTATTGATGAATTATTTTAG
- the pseI gene encoding pseudaminic acid synthase: MSKYIEVNGRRIGEGYPAYIIAEMSANHLQDYERAKKIISAAKKAGADAIKLQSYRPDTITIDCQGEEFMATKGSLWEGQNLYQLYEKAYMPWEWHEGLFKYARKIGIEIFSSPFDFTAVDLLESLDVPVYKIASYEILDIPLIKRCASLGKPIILSTGIATLADIERAVEACKSVGNNDIAILKCVSQYPAPYKDLNLRTIPHMAETFDCITGLSDHSMGSAVDVCAVSIGAHIIEKHMTLRRSDGGPDGAFSMEPEEFAAMVEDIHNVENALGVVTYNLTEVQKNGKKHARSLYVVSDIKAGETFTKDNVKSIRPGCGLSTWYYDEIIGKKAMVDIKKGTAMAWKYVKK; encoded by the coding sequence ATGTCAAAATATATAGAGGTAAATGGGAGAAGGATAGGTGAGGGGTATCCCGCCTATATTATTGCTGAGATGTCTGCAAATCATTTACAGGATTATGAAAGAGCTAAGAAAATTATTTCGGCGGCTAAGAAAGCAGGAGCTGATGCAATAAAACTCCAATCATATCGTCCTGATACAATTACTATAGATTGTCAGGGGGAAGAATTCATGGCAACCAAGGGAAGTCTTTGGGAAGGACAAAATCTTTATCAGCTATATGAAAAAGCATATATGCCATGGGAGTGGCATGAGGGACTCTTTAAATATGCAAGGAAAATAGGAATTGAAATTTTTTCATCCCCATTTGATTTTACAGCTGTTGATTTACTCGAAAGTCTAGATGTGCCGGTTTATAAGATTGCATCATACGAAATTTTGGATATCCCTCTTATCAAACGCTGTGCTAGCCTTGGAAAACCTATAATACTTTCTACTGGCATTGCAACATTAGCAGATATAGAGAGGGCGGTTGAAGCATGTAAATCTGTTGGAAATAATGACATTGCGATTTTGAAATGTGTATCGCAATATCCAGCTCCATATAAGGATTTGAACCTTAGGACAATACCACATATGGCAGAGACATTCGACTGCATTACGGGACTTTCTGATCATTCAATGGGGTCTGCAGTTGATGTCTGTGCTGTTTCAATAGGGGCTCATATAATTGAAAAACATATGACCCTACGACGTTCGGATGGTGGACCTGATGGTGCTTTTTCAATGGAACCTGAAGAATTTGCTGCTATGGTTGAAGATATCCATAATGTAGAAAATGCTTTAGGTGTGGTAACTTATAATTTAACTGAAGTTCAAAAAAATGGCAAGAAACATGCTAGATCTCTTTATGTAGTTAGTGATATTAAAGCAGGAGAGACTTTTACAAAAGATAATGTGAAATCCATTCGCCCAGGGTGTGGTCTTAGTACTTGGTATTATGATGAAATAATAGGGAAAAAAGCTATGGTTGATATCAAGAAAGGAACTGCAATGGCATGGAAATATGTAAAAAAATAA
- a CDS encoding motility associated factor glycosyltransferase family protein, with protein MMDIKLFYNNQQSIKLSYEIVESFRKQNFYIATSKLIKLLGNLDTVAGYIFSQEDFKELADELQLILPALLDAQDNCDYFLQADIIEGDLLPLLQKIQIAFQERDLVQVPDFFERNMIALKQYDFSLYRVLDKENEDEGKNSLLSDKLTLSLAINGQPTAQAFANGQSFYLHSSVNPEREARLLADSLKQAEEYMVFGMELGYHVLELLNRHQSARVHVFESNIYLLHMAFTYIDWTTYIANGRMRVVYNDDLKQLVSELSGRFAEMKNAELLVHYPAIKMIEDAQTRQLLEDFFVTTSSMREQGGLLDSNFEVISKLNLPECGELKDIFKDKAVVIVGAGPSVDSQLTSIKKCRDKITVFATGHITRKLVNEGIIPDAVIITDPQPLMYKQIDGVNLKNIPMILLSTASSSVIDYYNGPIYVAYQSGYVHAEIKAEEIGATLFETGGSVTTTALDIALRFGARKIIFVGVDLAYTGGYSHASGEGRRIENTDGLRHIRSNTGGMVYTSKNLDIYRKWIERRLEGVRDTEVYNTGDGAEIKGTVLVKDFMSLRL; from the coding sequence ATGATGGATATAAAGTTATTCTATAATAATCAGCAGAGTATTAAGCTTTCTTATGAGATAGTCGAGAGCTTTAGAAAACAGAATTTCTACATTGCAACAAGCAAGCTGATAAAACTGCTTGGGAATTTAGATACTGTTGCCGGATATATATTTTCACAGGAAGATTTTAAGGAGCTGGCAGATGAGCTGCAGCTTATTTTGCCGGCATTACTTGACGCACAGGACAATTGTGATTATTTTTTACAGGCGGATATTATAGAAGGTGATTTGCTGCCTTTATTGCAGAAGATTCAGATTGCTTTTCAGGAACGTGACTTGGTTCAGGTTCCTGATTTTTTTGAGAGAAATATGATAGCTTTAAAACAATATGATTTTTCTTTATATAGGGTGTTGGATAAAGAAAACGAGGATGAGGGAAAGAACTCCTTGTTGTCTGATAAGCTTACATTAAGTCTGGCAATTAATGGACAGCCTACCGCTCAGGCTTTTGCAAATGGACAGTCGTTTTATCTCCACAGCTCTGTTAATCCTGAGAGGGAAGCAAGGCTTTTGGCAGATAGTTTAAAGCAGGCAGAGGAGTATATGGTTTTTGGAATGGAGCTTGGATACCATGTGCTGGAGCTTTTGAACAGACATCAGTCGGCAAGGGTGCATGTATTTGAGAGCAATATCTATTTGCTTCATATGGCATTTACATATATTGACTGGACAACGTATATTGCAAACGGCAGGATGCGAGTGGTTTATAACGATGACCTGAAGCAGCTTGTCAGCGAGCTTAGCGGGCGGTTTGCAGAAATGAAAAATGCAGAGTTATTAGTACATTATCCTGCCATCAAAATGATAGAAGACGCACAAACCAGACAGTTGCTTGAAGATTTCTTTGTTACAACGAGCAGCATGAGAGAACAAGGTGGTTTGCTTGATTCTAACTTTGAGGTGATTTCCAAATTGAATTTACCGGAGTGTGGTGAATTGAAAGATATATTCAAAGATAAAGCAGTGGTGATAGTGGGAGCAGGTCCATCGGTTGATTCACAGTTGACTTCAATAAAAAAATGTAGAGATAAAATAACCGTATTTGCTACAGGTCATATCACAAGAAAGCTTGTCAATGAAGGAATTATTCCGGATGCAGTTATCATAACAGATCCACAGCCGCTTATGTATAAACAAATTGATGGAGTGAACCTGAAGAATATTCCTATGATTCTCCTTTCAACGGCTTCATCATCAGTAATTGATTATTATAATGGTCCAATCTATGTGGCATATCAAAGTGGATATGTTCACGCAGAGATAAAAGCAGAAGAGATTGGTGCAACACTTTTTGAGACAGGTGGTTCCGTGACCACAACGGCATTGGACATTGCTCTGCGTTTTGGAGCAAGAAAAATTATTTTTGTGGGTGTTGATTTAGCCTATACTGGCGGTTATTCTCATGCTTCGGGCGAGGGACGCAGGATAGAGAATACAGATGGATTGCGTCATATTAGAAGCAATACAGGTGGGATGGTGTATACTAGCAAAAATTTGGACATTTACAGGAAATGGATAGAGCGAAGGCTTGAAGGAGTTAGGGATACAGAAGTTTATAATACAGGAGATGGAGCTGAGATTAAGGGAACTGTTTTGGTGAAGGACTTTATGAGCTTGAGATTGTGA
- a CDS encoding motility associated factor glycosyltransferase family protein — protein sequence MENNLELKYNKLIYNYPYLKEIVSDCDESDVCTAKSLDEKIIYGIVKNGHTYYLDSKYSVDNECEHILRSSKAEKNPFAVFIIFGLGNGMLVRKIRERFPDNYIYVHEPSEKIFHKFMETVEDIDFIIDEHVVITVGEKTRGARIEVLHEMVDINNFYITDVICMPQYRNLMIDDYLLFLNDFYARIEQIIMQKNTDIAFNGEHIENFWHNILDLIDQYGVKDLIKNIENENKEGYPAFIVSAGPSLDKNIDMLKEVKGRGMIMAVDTAIKPLLKKGIVPDIVASVDPHKPLELFQYRGTENLPMLVDINYNSKIDLLHNGKRFYTWSGEPFVKEFLEKMGIDLGVIESGGSVACNLFSLAIMSKFETIVLIGQDLAYPNKKGHSSASYDSESNIDIESGKYFKVEDIYGNHVYTEGNMNAYRKWFEATISRNPSIRFIDATEGGAKIKGTEIMTLSSAINECCNKLSEKKWIKIVNDCPKLMNKEQRKQAIEILGKMPQNLEYLKEMLDDGMETIERIRNNKGELENDEIKKNIQEIMEINSVLQDSLEAKILGMYNAETGYTVAMSAYRVKEDIKSDVDDIVKMCEMSYKGYLQAIENMQVDYNNYIDLTKLN from the coding sequence ATGGAGAATAATCTAGAATTAAAATATAATAAATTGATATACAACTATCCATACTTAAAAGAAATAGTTTCAGATTGTGATGAAAGCGATGTCTGTACAGCAAAATCGCTGGATGAAAAAATAATATATGGGATAGTGAAAAATGGTCATACATACTATCTTGATAGCAAGTATAGCGTGGATAATGAGTGTGAGCATATACTTAGGTCAAGTAAGGCAGAAAAAAATCCATTTGCAGTTTTTATAATTTTTGGGTTGGGAAATGGAATGTTGGTTCGCAAGATTAGAGAAAGATTTCCTGATAATTACATTTATGTTCATGAACCATCTGAAAAAATTTTCCATAAATTCATGGAAACCGTAGAAGACATAGATTTTATTATAGATGAGCATGTGGTTATAACTGTAGGTGAAAAAACAAGAGGAGCCAGAATAGAAGTATTGCATGAGATGGTAGATATTAATAATTTTTACATTACAGATGTAATTTGTATGCCACAATATAGAAATCTTATGATTGACGATTATCTTCTTTTCTTGAATGATTTTTACGCAAGAATTGAACAGATTATCATGCAGAAAAATACGGATATTGCATTTAATGGAGAGCATATCGAGAATTTCTGGCACAATATATTAGATTTAATTGATCAATATGGTGTAAAAGATTTAATAAAAAATATAGAAAACGAAAATAAAGAGGGATATCCGGCATTTATAGTATCTGCTGGACCATCACTTGATAAAAATATAGATATGTTAAAGGAGGTCAAAGGAAGAGGAATGATAATGGCAGTTGATACAGCAATAAAGCCATTATTAAAAAAAGGTATAGTACCTGATATTGTTGCTTCTGTTGATCCACATAAACCTCTGGAATTGTTTCAATATAGAGGAACAGAAAACCTTCCTATGCTGGTTGACATAAATTATAATTCGAAGATTGATTTGCTACATAATGGTAAGAGATTTTATACATGGAGTGGTGAACCATTTGTGAAAGAGTTTTTGGAGAAAATGGGTATTGACCTTGGAGTGATTGAAAGCGGGGGATCTGTAGCTTGTAATTTGTTTTCACTTGCTATAATGTCAAAATTTGAAACTATTGTTTTGATAGGGCAGGATTTGGCTTATCCTAATAAAAAAGGGCATTCTTCAGCTTCTTATGATAGCGAGAGTAATATTGATATAGAAAGTGGTAAGTACTTTAAAGTAGAAGATATATATGGAAATCATGTTTACACAGAAGGAAACATGAATGCATATAGGAAATGGTTTGAAGCAACTATATCAAGAAATCCTAGTATAAGATTTATTGATGCCACAGAAGGTGGTGCGAAAATAAAGGGGACAGAAATAATGACACTTAGCAGTGCGATTAATGAGTGCTGTAATAAGTTATCAGAAAAGAAATGGATTAAAATTGTAAATGACTGTCCAAAGCTAATGAATAAAGAACAAAGAAAACAGGCAATTGAAATACTTGGAAAGATGCCACAGAACTTAGAATATTTGAAGGAAATGTTGGATGATGGAATGGAAACGATAGAAAGGATAAGAAATAATAAGGGAGAGCTAGAAAATGACGAGATTAAAAAAAATATTCAGGAGATAATGGAAATTAACTCTGTGCTACAGGATAGTCTTGAAGCAAAAATATTGGGAATGTATAATGCTGAAACTGGATATACAGTAGCAATGTCTGCATATAGAGTTAAAGAAGATATCAAAAGTGATGTGGATGATATAGTAAAAATGTGTGAAATGTCATATAAAGGATACTTACAGGCAATTGAAAATATGCAGGTTGATTATAATAACTACATTGATTTAACAAAGTTAAACTAA
- the pseF gene encoding pseudaminic acid cytidylyltransferase, giving the protein MSNMSNIAIITARGGSKRIPKKNIKEFCGRPIIAYSIEAALKSKCFDEVMVSTDSEEIAEIAKKYGAKVPFLRSAETSNDFATTRDVLLEVLSEYNKMGKCFDNMVCLYPTAPFITAEKLRRVLVSMKKKHASLVIPVVRFSYPPQRAYVLKDGFMKFKWEEYRNSRSQDLEPFFHDAGQFYCYNIKDYLACNGVITDKIVPIELPELEVQDIDNEQDWIIAEMKYKLMKGETKCQNI; this is encoded by the coding sequence ATGAGTAATATGAGTAATATTGCAATTATAACAGCTAGAGGTGGTTCAAAACGAATCCCTAAAAAAAATATAAAAGAATTTTGTGGTAGACCAATTATTGCATATAGTATTGAGGCTGCTTTGAAGAGCAAATGTTTTGATGAAGTGATGGTGTCAACAGACAGTGAAGAGATAGCAGAGATAGCCAAAAAATATGGAGCAAAAGTACCGTTTTTGCGTAGTGCTGAAACATCAAATGATTTTGCAACTACAAGAGATGTGTTGTTAGAAGTGTTATCCGAATATAATAAGATGGGTAAGTGTTTCGATAATATGGTGTGCCTATATCCAACAGCTCCATTTATTACGGCTGAAAAATTGAGAAGGGTATTGGTATCAATGAAGAAGAAACATGCATCCTTAGTTATACCAGTCGTGAGATTTTCGTATCCTCCGCAAAGGGCTTATGTTCTAAAGGATGGTTTTATGAAATTTAAATGGGAAGAATATAGAAATTCTAGATCCCAGGATTTAGAACCCTTTTTTCATGATGCTGGTCAGTTTTATTGTTATAACATAAAGGATTATTTGGCTTGTAATGGAGTGATTACTGATAAAATTGTGCCGATTGAATTACCTGAATTAGAGGTTCAGGATATTGATAATGAGCAAGACTGGATTATAGCGGAAATGAAGTATAAGCTCATGAAAGGGGAAACAAAATGTCAAAATATATAG
- a CDS encoding NAD-dependent epimerase/dehydratase family protein, with protein MNILIIGASSFIGAYQVEQLINTPDFVGGVVGTGRNPRFRDYYESIGVPYYNIDVCDYDSFKVLDQYDFDAAVLFATMMPSNIPKDDDSDDTAEYYKVNVLGTLNALEYCRTRGINKLISFGTRFDCRLYDSNTVITEETPLNYSLTDDHAAFVMSNNAKWDVMRYYNEKYEMNNIYFRIPTIFGVGPHGSFYKDGIYRKSGIQIFIDKAAAGEPIEVYGSTDTTKDLLYVKDLNIGVLNALKIPTSKGFYNIGYEQNFRLIDIVKAIIEVFSNDNNISTVIQRPDIPNNGSFPLMDITKLKKDIGFEPHYSNIVDMMEDYKCELERGLYTRLFNVY; from the coding sequence ATGAATATTTTAATTATAGGGGCATCAAGTTTCATTGGTGCTTATCAAGTTGAACAATTGATTAATACACCTGATTTTGTGGGGGGAGTAGTCGGAACGGGGAGAAATCCTCGATTTAGGGATTATTATGAAAGTATCGGTGTGCCTTATTATAATATTGATGTATGTGATTATGATTCTTTTAAGGTTTTAGATCAGTATGATTTTGATGCTGCCGTTTTATTCGCTACAATGATGCCTTCAAACATTCCTAAAGATGATGATTCGGATGATACAGCAGAATACTATAAAGTTAATGTACTGGGGACATTAAATGCACTAGAATATTGTAGGACTCGAGGCATAAATAAATTGATTTCATTCGGTACGCGTTTCGACTGCAGACTCTATGATTCTAATACGGTAATTACAGAGGAAACACCGCTAAATTATTCGTTAACCGATGATCATGCTGCATTTGTGATGTCAAATAACGCAAAATGGGATGTCATGAGATACTACAATGAAAAATATGAGATGAACAATATATACTTTAGAATACCAACAATTTTTGGGGTTGGACCACATGGGAGTTTTTATAAGGATGGAATTTATAGAAAATCTGGCATACAAATTTTTATAGATAAAGCGGCAGCAGGTGAACCAATAGAGGTATATGGAAGCACGGATACTACAAAAGATTTACTTTATGTAAAAGATTTAAATATCGGTGTTTTAAACGCATTAAAGATTCCAACATCTAAAGGCTTTTATAATATAGGATATGAACAGAATTTCCGTTTGATAGATATAGTAAAAGCAATTATTGAGGTCTTTTCAAACGACAATAACATTTCAACTGTTATACAGCGTCCAGATATTCCTAATAATGGAAGTTTTCCTTTAATGGATATAACTAAACTCAAGAAGGATATTGGGTTCGAACCGCATTATTCAAACATTGTAGATATGATGGAAGATTATAAATGTGAACTTGAAAGGGGGCTTTACACTAGACTTTTTAATGTTTATTAA